The nucleotide sequence CAGGAAACCTACCCACGGCACCTGCTATCATGGGAAATACGGTTTTGTGGAAACCTGCTTCTTCAGCTGTATATTCTGCATACTTCTTCATGAAATTACTACAAGAAGCCGGATTACCCGATGGAGTAATAAATTTCATACCTGGTTCAGGATCCAAAATTGGAAGTATAGTTTTTAAAGATCCTAACTTTACTGGATTACATTTCACCGGTTCAGCTCCAACTTTTCAAAATATGTGGGAAACAATCGGCAAGAACATAAGAAATTATAAAACTTACCCAAGAATAGTTGGAGAAACAGGTGGAAAGGACTTTGTGATTGCACACGAAAGTAGTGAAATAGAATCACTGGTAACAGCGCTAATTAGGGGAGCATTTGAATATCAAGGTCAAAAATGTTCGGCTGTCTCAAGAGCTTATATACCTGACAACATCTGGCCGAAGGTAAAAGAAAATTTGATCGAAAATTTGAAAGAAATTAAAATCGGCTCTCCAGAAAATTTCACCAACTTTATGAATGCTGTAATTGACAAAGAGGCTTTTGATAAGATAAAAAGTTACATAGATTTTGCAAAGGAAAGTAATGAAGCAGAAATAATCTATGGTGGAAAGTGCGATGATTCTATTGGATATTTTATTGAGCCGACTGTAATACTAACGACTAATCCAAAGTTTAAAACTATGGTAGAAGAAATATTCGGCCCTGTTTTAACCATCTACGTTTACGATGCAAAAGAGTTTGACAGTGTATTGAAATTATGTGATGAAACTTCACCCTACGGTTTGACTGGAGCGATCTTCGCTCAAGATAGAAAGGCTATTAAAAAGGCAGAGGAAGTACTCGTTAACGCTGCCGGAAACTTCTACATCAACGATAAACCTACTGGTGCTGTGGTGGCTCAACAACCGTTTGGTGGTGCAAGAGCTTCAGGAACAAACGACAAAGCTGGAAGCGTTATAAACCTTTTAAGATGGGTTTCCGCCAGAGCGGTTAAAGAAAATTTCGTTCCACCAAAAGATTTCAAATATCCATTCATGAACGAAGAATGAAGAAAGCCTCACGGCAAGTAAGTAAAATGTCCCCACCAGGGGACTTTTTTATTGGAGCGGATAATGGGATTCGAACCCACGACCCCTTGCTTGGCAAGCAAGTGCTCTACCGCTGAGCTATATCCGCAATATTTGGCTGGTGCGCGAGGTGGGACTTGAACCCACACGGATTATTAATCCACAGGATTCTAAGTCCTGCGCGTCTGCCAGTTCCGCCACTCGCGCTAATAACTATAAAAAAATGGTGACCCGCCTGGGATTCGAACCCAGGACCCTTTGATTAAAAGTCAAATGCTCTACCAGCTGAGCTAGCGGGTCACTTAGTAGTTACATATATCAAAAATCTTTTTTTGCAACCGTTGAATATTATAACCGTTCATAACACTTTTGTCAAGTCTAAAGTTAAAACAACAAGTAAAATTGAGTTTAATATTCATTGTTTTTTTTAACTTTTTTTCAATTATTTCTCTTCTTTCAAAAAAACCTCAGACGAGACAAACAATAGAAAAAGCCCTCCTACAAACAAAACCAAATTAATTATTACAAAGTCGTTTAAGCTAATTTGTTTGATATTTCCTGTGTACCTTATTAAATCCACCACATACTTAACCGGTAAAATATTACTTACCCATCTAACAGATGAAGGCAAAAATTCAACAGGGAAATATACCCCTGAAAAGAAAGTCATTGCAACATAAAGGATAGAAGCAATTTCTATCGTTACCGAAGGTTCTTTGAACAACAATAAAAGTAATATCCCAAATCCCATCATCCCTATAGATGAAGTAAAAAACACTATAACAAGCAGTCCCCAGTTGAATGTCAAACTCAAATCAAATATTATTTTACCCAAAAAAACTATAATAAACATGGATATGAGATTCAAAAAAAGCTTAGTGGATGAAGCCGATAAAGTAAATTCTATCGGTTTCATTGGTGAGGCTTTAAGTCTTTTAATTGTGCCTAGTTTTCGATATCTTCCAAATACATTTATCATTGAAAACATTCCACCTGATAAAAGCGATAATCCTATAACACCTGTCAAAATAAAATCCAAAGAATTTTCTTGACTTTCTCCTATGGGGGTTTCAACAAATTCCACGTTTATATAATCTTCATTCATACCTATAAAATACTTTTTCAAAAAACTTTCCAATTTTAACTTTAAAAATATATTGCTCTGATTA is from Petrotoga mexicana DSM 14811 and encodes:
- the pruA gene encoding L-glutamate gamma-semialdehyde dehydrogenase, yielding MPENEPILNYGPGSKEKKELKEKLSELKGEKIEIPLIIGGKEVRTGDLGKCVMPHDHSHVLAEYHKADEKEIAMAIESSLEAKKVWDKFSWVDRLSIFKKAAELLSTNWRSTLNAATMLGQSKNVFQAEIDSACELIDFLRFNSYYATKIYMDQPKSIKGVWNRLEYRPLEGFVFAVTPFNFASIAGNLPTAPAIMGNTVLWKPASSAVYSAYFFMKLLQEAGLPDGVINFIPGSGSKIGSIVFKDPNFTGLHFTGSAPTFQNMWETIGKNIRNYKTYPRIVGETGGKDFVIAHESSEIESLVTALIRGAFEYQGQKCSAVSRAYIPDNIWPKVKENLIENLKEIKIGSPENFTNFMNAVIDKEAFDKIKSYIDFAKESNEAEIIYGGKCDDSIGYFIEPTVILTTNPKFKTMVEEIFGPVLTIYVYDAKEFDSVLKLCDETSPYGLTGAIFAQDRKAIKKAEEVLVNAAGNFYINDKPTGAVVAQQPFGGARASGTNDKAGSVINLLRWVSARAVKENFVPPKDFKYPFMNEE
- a CDS encoding ABC transporter permease, whose translation is MKNKRIFSLVSIFYKETFRNGFEVFFTLLLPVLLMFLFGIIFGTETDQSVEYKLGIAGNFEEEIVEALPYQVLIFEDKNSLSQALESDQIDMGIIIVENNQITFVQKGTDINNQSNIFLKLKLESFLKKYFIGMNEDYINVEFVETPIGESQENSLDFILTGVIGLSLLSGGMFSMINVFGRYRKLGTIKRLKASPMKPIEFTLSASSTKLFLNLISMFIIVFLGKIIFDLSLTFNWGLLVIVFFTSSIGMMGFGILLLLLFKEPSVTIEIASILYVAMTFFSGVYFPVEFLPSSVRWVSNILPVKYVVDLIRYTGNIKQISLNDFVIINLVLFVGGLFLLFVSSEVFLKEEK